GCCCAGGTGGAGCCCATAGGCCGTCCCTACATTCGGGTGGACACCTCTCGTGAGCTGGGGCCAGCCCTGGAGGAGGTGGTGGCGGCCCTCTCCTCGCCCCAGGGGCGAGGGGAGTAATACACTGGAGATGGGATGGCACGGAAGCGCTGGCCCCCCATCATCGTCGTGAGGGCCCGCTTGCAGCGGGAGGCCCTGGCCGAGTTTCAGCGCTGGTACCGGGAGGTCCATCTGCCCCATGTCCTGGCCATTCCTGGCGTGGTGCGGGCATACCGGGCGGACTGTCACCGCCGTGGCGTCACCTGGGCAGCCCTCTATGAGCTACGGGACGACGATGCCCTCC
The genomic region above belongs to Dehalococcoidia bacterium and contains:
- a CDS encoding DUF4286 family protein, which gives rise to MARKRWPPIIVVRARLQREALAEFQRWYREVHLPHVLAIPGVVRAYRADCHRRGVTWAALYELRDDDALQEALNSPQAQQARQDWQAWIPHLDELSLEVLAGLVPIPAYHHWN